DNA sequence from the Schistocerca americana isolate TAMUIC-IGC-003095 chromosome 2, iqSchAmer2.1, whole genome shotgun sequence genome:
AGGCAGAGCTGGTACACTTGTCTCACAGTTAGATGAACTGAGCACAGCACTTGTATTGATATCAACGGTGACCATTACCAGCATCTTCTGTGAAGTACATTAAGAAGGGCCAGTCCCACATCATTGTTATTGTAACTTTTCATGCCAGTTTTATTTAGGCCACCCTGTACATCAAGTTCATTATATTGCCATAAACCTCAGGCATGGTTGGTTCCAGAGGATTTTTCCAAACAAGTGACATATCATTTGGTGTCCCTCCCACCCAGTTTTTCCACATAAGCCACATATCATTTTGCTTCCTCCattttccctccctccctcacatatTAGTTGCCATTCTTTGGGCTTTTGCTAAGAagtttaaaaataaatctaaatctacTAAGCATGGAAATAGCTTGTTTTTGCTACTAATTATGGTAGACAAATTTTCCACATATCAGGTGTTCCTGTCAACTAGGGGCACCAGCGGCTGCTTTAATGCTTAGGTATTAAAAGAGCCCTGACCTCAGGCCACCAGACGTTGCagacctgcaggagagcttctgtgaagttcggaaggtaggagacgaggtactgccagaattaaTACTGTGAGGGCaggctgtgagttgtgcttgggtagatcacatggtagagcacttgcccatgaaaggcaaaggaactgagttcgagtctcagtctggcacaaagtttcaatctgtcatatcggtgcacactctgctgctgagtgaaaatttcattctagaaacatcccacaggctgtggctaagccatgtctctgcaacagcctttcttccaggagtgttagttctccAAGGACTTCAGGAGAGCTTTCTgaaccttggaaggtaggagacgaggtactgcagaattaaggctgtgaggatggaccatgagtcgtgtttgggtagctcagttgatagagcacttgcccgcgaaaggcaaaagtccagaattcgagtcttggtccagcacacagctttaatcttccaggaagattCGTTTTGTTAcatctttattactaactctattcacaacacattttgcagacaatagtcACATAAACCACTGGATGTATCTACAAAGTTTTATCATTGCACatcacatagttcaggatatatgacatcataaacattgaacttcatgaaaatgaaactgctaGGGTATAGTTGAAATgagtgtacaaatgtgtgtgaaatatgttaaatatatgtgaaatgtatttgataTCTACGTACACaggcaaagccatgggtaaaaagctcatcctaaatccTTGGAACAATTTTAGCCAAATTTGGTATGGGTATTAGTTATGATTTGGGAAGAAATACAGTGGGGTTAAGAACCACCAGCATCCTATTGATCTGAGGTGACAtgtggagagagaaaggggaggacgagatggacaaagagaaggagagggggaaatggatagaggggggagaggaggaggtgaacagagaaagggaagacgaggaATAGATAGGGAAGGAGATGGGGCAGTgccagatgaacagagaaaggggaaggaggaaatggacagagaaagggaggaggaggagatgaacagggagaggaggagatggtcagagagagacaGGAGGAGAAAATGGATAGAGAGGGATTAGGAGGAGACAGACAAAAAGGTGAGGAGGAGATGAAAttagtgggaagggggaggggatggacagaaGAGGAAGGTGTGCTCCATCTACTCCTACCCCCTCTGTCTATCTGTGCGGGGTACTCAGCTGGTGTATGTACAAAAGTGTGTCCTCAATATGAGTGTGAATACACAATTTTCAGTATGAGCATTAATATATTCACAAGCATCTATAATGTTGCACAGGATAATCATCTATAGGAAGCTCATCATTCCAGCTTTCAAATTGAAGATCAGAAAAATAATATAGTACGAAAAACCACATTTTGTATAATAATGCTAAGCAACATTAtagatcgtcatcatcatcatcttgcaaAGCCTCTGGAAGCTGGCCAAGATTGACTCTCCACACAAgatgacatgctgtgtcctccttaccaaaagtcctcaatccagtcacaaatttcacttgataccccatatgattgtactgttGACAATaatcataggtgtggtactgagtcaggtGTTTTTTGGTAATCAAGAAACATCTACCTGTTTGTCTTGGtccaaagatttcagtatgtcatgtgcgaaaagtgtgagttgggtttgacatttcatttttcttctagttttgaccaatacaaCCTCCTATAGGAATatgtgactctttttttttttttaaacaccatGTACATAATTGATCTATTGAATAATGTTGGAAGTAccatgaggctttttgcaggtAATGTTAGTGTCTACAGGAAGTTGGTAATGCCAGAAGACTGTCGCAAAATGTGGGAAGAACTGTAGAGGATTGATGATTGGTGCAGTTACTGGCAGTTGACtcagaatgtaaataaatgtaacatattatgcACAAGTAAGTGGAGAGATCTGTTATGGAAATGATGAGAATCATAAAATACATGATGTtaattgtaggaaaagcaggtgCCATACTGACATTCATCATAAGAATCTTAACCTGTTAAGTGGGTAGTTTGCGCGCACGTGCTCCTCTTCCACAGTGGGTAATATATGCCAGCACACCCGTTCGCGGTGGTGCTGTGCACTGTTCTCACATTTTCCTTCACGTTTTCATTGTTGAATTTAAATTGATATTGggtggaaatgaataaaatatattgcagaagttaacaaaactgtaatttcacAATATTATATATCGttttcagtgtgaaacattttaaaacaaggtGCTGCACACAAGGAAACTTTGCATTCTGCGCACCAGTATGAAGTCTCTTTGTGAAGGCCTTTTCTCGTACACACCACACACCTCCTTGTTGGTCTTTTCTTTGTTGTGGGTGGCAGAAGGTCTGGAAAATGCCTGGCTATAAGGCATGTTGCTTTTGGTGTTCGAGGTGGGCATCCTACTGATGTCCCTTGATGTGGTGAAGATATGGTCAACTGTTCACAAAGACTTATCAGGAAGCTCATTCTACTTTGTTCGCCACCATGCTTCTTGTACAGAATGTATGCATTGTAGCATGCAATGTCCAACAAGTGGCGGAAAAGCTTCTGATAGTATTTTTTCAGCCTGCTTCTGGCCATCTGGTAGCTTTGTAACTGAGAATCGCACCTATCCACACCCCCTATATTCTTGTTGTAGTCAAGGACAACTTGTGGCTTTTGAATGATTCCCTTCTTCGAGTTTACATTTACAAATGTATCATCATGGAAGGTGCTGACCATAACAACGTCtcttttgtctttccatttcattaccatctgcttgcctttgtaccctgttatgtactcccctttcttcagtttttccttttttacgaAGTCAGGGAACCCCTTCCTGTCTTGCCGCATTGTACCGACAACATCGGTGTTATTGCTGGTTAGTTTGTCCACCAAATATGTACTGGTGTACCAGTTGTCAAGATAAATACAGTGGCCTTTCCTGAGTAGATCATGTGCAAGCACCAAAACAATTCGAGAGGTTATTTTTTCGTCTCGATAGTGGCTACCATAATTAGTGTCCTTTCCAGTGTAAACAATAAAGTCCCATACATACCTGGAACTGCTTTCACAGAGTTCGTACAATTTGATGCCAAATCTGCTAcgctttgatggaatatattgcttccatccAAGCCGTCCTTTCCAGAGCAACAACAATTCGTCACTGGTGATGTTCCTTTCTGGCATGTACACTGATCTGAATTTACGCTGCAGATGCTCCATAATGGggtgaattttgaatagttttctgctgatagtgcctagtgGATCATATGAGGTATTGTCAGCAATCTGGTTTGtgaagaattccttgaagtacaAGCATACCAATAAGTGGTTTTACCTTGTCGTGTGTAGTATTCTACCAGGTGTGAACCCTGGAGCATGCTGCTAAATTGGGATGAGAAGCTACGAACTGTTCTGCATATAAGTTCGTCTGTTCAGCTATCATTGTGCACAAAGCATCGTccacaaaacacataaaacaacTCATCACATCGTTTTGTTTTAGAGACACAACTGTACCACTATTACCACTGAACAAATATTGAATACGAACTGAACTAGCATGCACAAATTCACTAGGTACTGTCTGCTGCAGTAGTATCTCGTCGTCAGATGTTTCTGAATCGAAGTCACTTTCACTAGCCTCAACATCTGTATCTTGAAAACTGTCAGAACTGTCACTGAAATTATCTTCACTTTCTAAAAGCAGCTTCTCAATCTCCGAATCTGATAAATGACTTATTTTCGTCATTGCAAAAGATCACTCACTAACGCTGCGGTAAACACAGACGACAAAGGCGCGCTTTTGCGGCTGCTTCACAGGACGCATTTTCTCAATGCGCACTCAGGTGGACAGTGTTATAACTAGCCTAGAACACATTGTGTTGCATGACAAGAGCTGCCATCTCGTGAATGAAGCTCAACTAATACCACAGTGTCAACAGCAAGCCGATAACTCGTCATTCCCACTAGCTACTAGCCACAGAACGCAGTGGACAGATATATCTGTCGAACCCACTGTGCAATAGCAGAGCATGAACGGATATATCTGTCATGCCCACTTAAAAGGTTAAGGACATGTAATTCACTCATGAAAGAAATGGCTTGCAAAACAATTGTTTGAGCCATTCTTGAGTAATTTCACCATTCTGAGACCTTTTGCAAGTAGGATTAATAGAAGTTACAGTAAAAGATCCTATGCAGAGTAGCATGATTGATCAGTGGATTGCGTGGTTGATACAAGAACATTACAGAGATGCCAAACAAATGCCAGTGAAAGTtgctacaagagaggcactgtTGAAATTCTGAGACTGTACTTGCAAACAGGATACAACAACTTAATACTTCCTCCCTCATGTGTTGTGTGACATGACCACCACCAGAAAAACAGAGAAGTTAATGTGAAGTGCAAAGACAGCCGTTCTTCACACATACCATTGCAAATGGAGCAGATAAAGGGGAAAATGTTGTAGGTACAAGAGgtaacctctgccacacaccattaaaaTGGCATGTGGAATATCAACTATAAATCATACAGGTATCCCATCAGGTTAAGTCACCTTTCCCctcttgagtgatttcagttgatttCCTATTCTGTGGGCGATTATTACGATATCTGTAATTCTAACATTTGTGCAGCAGGATAATTCTATTGAAATGGCCGTACATGATGTCCTGCCCTGTTGTTGCCCATTCAGAGGTTGTACTCTCGTCAATTTCATGTAGCTTCTGAAATCTGGACATTCAGTTACAGCCAGGTTGGAGGCTGACTGCAAGTGTGGAAACTTCAGGCTCTAaaatctccaaaggtctatttctgTATCATGAGTAGAAATTTATTGTACCTATAGTGTAAGCCTGTTTATTTCAGCCACTTTGAATAATTCGCAATAGAAAAGTGGAagtgataaataaacttattataatCTATTGCCACTGTAGTTTATATTTAGCCATATTTTGTTTGATCTGatgttatttatattaaataatttgaAACTTTTATTATCTAatgacaacttttttttcttttttacaaaggATATAACAAGTGAAACAGAGCTGCACATAGAAGCAGAAAGTACACCAAAAACCAAGTCTGGAGATCTTGCTCGATCTTTTGGTATTGATACAAGCCTGTATACTACTAGTAGATCAAGTAGCCCAGGAGCTCACTATCAGTGTGGTGACATCATTGACAGCATCTATACATTACCAGATATTTCTGGAAAAGAATGCACAGTTGCACAAGATTTTCCAAGTGGACTCTTAGACTTCAGTTGTTCCTATTTTCCAAAGAGCAAAAAGTAAGAAAGTTACTGTTCATAGTTAATtagtaatttaatatctaataactaaattaaaattttaatgtgcAAATTCATGAAATGTCTAAGACCTGCAAAACAAAGTGTATTTATGAATCATTTTATTGTCAACAAATCAGTCCAGAGTTTGGTGCATCTGTTGTATGGAAGCAGTCGTCTGTAACATTTTGTGCTTACAAACATGTTGTTAATTGTACTAAAGGCACCAGAACTGAAAGAAAACCTAAGAAACTCTACCAAAAACCAAAGCTTATAAATTCTTACTTCTATTATTTGTTTAAAACCATCTGTCTTTTGACAGGTTTCATTCTGTGCTCTATTTTAACCTATCTTGTGCTAATCTTTTCTTCTCTGTATAACTATATCTCTTGGCTTGCTCCTGTCACTGACAGGTTAACTACTCCTGGATTCATAGCAGCTATCACACTAGCCTATTTCTTATTCTGGCAagggtcttccaaagactccttttccCACCTGTTCTTTTTAGTTCATTTTCATTCTATACTTTATTGGACGAATTAATTTTTAACAGTTTTGGTAATGGTTAATTGTAAatgcttccagtttcttcttctatggaTTTGCCATTGTCCACATTTTACTTCCACATAGTACTGGGCTTCTGATGTTTACTTTCAGGATCTTTCTAAATTTTGTACTTATTCTGATACCAATAgagatattttagaaaataaagctTTATTCATATGTGCCAATATACTTCCAATATCTTCCCTTCTCTGGCCATCCTTTCTAATGTTACTTTGTAGAGAAAATTCTTTAAAGTTTAAATGTAGATAATGAAAATGATCAAAGAAAAAGTCTATGAACTTTGAAAACACGTTTCATCCTCAGTGCagattgtgtgtgtctgtgagcGAAAACTGCATAACACTTTCAGTctctttttcattttcatattctcAAAAAGGGATAATAGATTCAGTTTCTTCAAGATTCACTAGTTGTCCTCTTGTCTTGTGTCTTCACAGATTGTCAGGTGGTACTCATCACAAAATCAGGAGCAGATAAAACAGTGAACATGCTGCAAACATTGAGTGGTTGATAACTGTGACCATGGTGATCTGTGGCAGCCCTGTAAATCTGCCATTGGTGTTCTGCTATATGGCACAGCATCAGCAGATCTATCCTTCTGCACCATGCCTAGTGATTTTGTTGAATGGATGCATAATTATATTGAGTGAAACGTCCAGCAGGATTACAAGGATCTTGAATGATTAAAATGATTAACTTGTTCAATTATTTGATCATTCACAACAATTTTTCTGTTTGTAGGGTCTTTTTCAATAAATGCTAtggtttttgttttcttctctgAAATTTCAGTTCACATTATTTAAATGTTTTCTCCAGAATGTAGGCTCTGTTTTGTAGGTCATCTTGTTAGTAGGATGAGATGACCTAAATCTAAAAGAAAGTTCAAAACAGTGTGAGTATGTATATATGAATAACTTTATCAGAAAATACATCATTCATATATATCATAAAAACTGTGGCTAATATACTATGCATGTTCCTGAATCATCTGTTTATTGTGAGAAATTGTATCTCTTTTGTCATTTACTTCTACAGAGGCTGCTTTTATTACGTGAACTAGATATCCCTCTGTTTTACATAATGCTCCAGATATTTTCTTATCTGAGATAATCAATACTCTTTTTGTGGCCTATAAATGTCATGTGTTTCTCTGTGTTGAACTAGCTGTGTTTTTTGATTGTCTGTAATATATACTATGGAAACAGGATCCATTGTCATCTCTCCATTTCTAAAACCTATTTGTTACTCATCTTTCAGATGTTTATCTCAGCTTTTGGGTATTACTGTATTTTTCCAGCACATATTTTAGATGTGGATTAATCATAAGTTTATTCCTTCTGTTCATcctttttttctacttttcaaagCCAAGCAGCTTCTACCTCTTCTTATAAACCACTTTTTCTTCTTAGTTTCTGATGAATGCATTTCTTTACAACTTTCTCTTTTGACAAACAATTTCATTGCCCTAAATGCAGACTTATCTTCTGTGATTGCCGTCCTCAGTGTTGCTACTAAATTTCTCGCAGTGTTCTTACGTAGGTTGCCTTCTTTGTTTTCTTTCCAATGTTTTTCTTCACTTTGTGAAGTTAATGATTTAATTCATTTATATTGTTCAGAGGTTGGAGATATGGTAATGATTTATTGAATTTATATTAAATCTAAAACAGTGATTGAATCATGATTTCCATCTATCTTGCTAAATAGAGTAGAAGTTTCATGCTTTTATGCCTGGCTTTTTTGAACGTAGTAAGGAAAGGAATTAATTAGTGCGAGGACACTTCTGAGTGTTAGGAGTCAATGGTTCTCAGAGAATAGAATCTAAAGCCTTGTGTAATGGTGTAAGGGGACTATCTTTAGATCGTTCTTGTAATGAAACAAGAGTGCATTTTCCATAATGATGCAGCATTTTGATACTTGGATCTCATAAAAATAGATGATTTTATGATGACCACATAAATTTGTCACTTTTGATGAGATTGTTTCATTGATAATTCATTCATGCATACATTATATTCTGTAAATCTCATTATGAAGAGGGAACTTCATGTGTGATTAAGTATCTCTTCAGAGTAACTTTATATATTTTAACTTCATGTCTTTGATTAGTGTTGTAGAATGAACCATAAGCTTTCATTTTGCCTGGATATGTTCTGTTTATTTTATTACCCTGTAATTGTAATGAACTATAATGATTATGTTTCAAATCATTTCAGGTTACTAGTGCATGTTAATAAAATAGAAGACCTGGAAGTGAAAAATGAGAATAATACATATGAAATAAATTTGAGGTTGACAATATTACCAGCAGAGAAGCACAACAAGAACTCAAAATCTTACAAAGTGACACAAGTTGTTGAAATAGAAGAGGACTTTCAGTTTACTTTGAAGGACATATCAGAGAAGATATTGAGAATATCAGTTTACAACATAAAGAATATTggaaaatatagtgcagttggccacactCTTTTAAACATTGAAGATGTACCTTTTGGAAAGGCACAAAGATATTCATTGAAGCTCTATAAACAGTCACAAGTAAGTATTCTATTATATCCCATTTTCTACAACAAAGTAGCTCATTATGTGTTTATTATACGGaaaaattgtttgcaataaataTGGGAAAACAATTATTGCATCAATATTTTTTGACAGAAGACAGGGGAGGAAATAACTCTAAGCAATGTAGTGCAAGAAATACAGGCTATACCAAATGAATGGGAAGTAGCAATGGGATAGCAGCATGCATTCAAATTCCAGTGTAATGTAGATGATGATACACTTGCACAGTTCTACATATTCAATGTCCTTTTTTCTGAGCCTTTGTGTATGTTgtctttacaattatttaagtataCTGGCACTCATATGCTTATAAATAAACCTAGTTTTAAACATCTGAGATTAGAAAGACTAGTACCTCAGGCTGTCTTGCCTTAAGTCAAGTCTCAATATTTGCTGGAGCGTTAGAAAATTGAGTTTTGGCTGTACAAGTCACTTCAAATAATGCCATGGATTTGCATTTAACCGAACACTGATTCATGTCTTTTGCAAGCCAAGGAGTTTGTTTCAATCTTTCTGCCTTTCTCATGATCTGACAGGGTCAAGATTTACTTAATCTTTATAACACATGTTGTACTGTCCATGTGTTTTGATTTATGTGGTTAGTTAGTTGGCGGTAACAGCTAACTTGAAATCCAATTTACCAGGCCCGTCAGTCAAAATATGAGGTATGGCTATAAAATAATGGGACTATAgcggtaaaacattttatttcaaaaacatacatatgtgaattttatattaattgaaacagtgctggaagtcttcctctaTGAGACCCTTAATGAAGTGTCCCACGTTTTCTTTCACTGCCTGAACAAACTGAAaccttgttccttttaatgcagatatGGCCCTGGGGGAATAAGTAAGTCACATGTGCTAGGTCAGATTAATAAGGTGGGTGGTCTAACACTAGGCAGCTGTATTTTGCTAGAAACCTCTGAACAGACAGTGCTGTATGAgctggtgcattgtcttgatgcagcacccatgacttgttcttccacaatttgggtcatttttttcttttttttctcgtgGAGTTGAACAAGAACCTCTAAATAATAATGCTTATCAACAATTTGACCTTCAGAAATCCAAGAAGATTCACAATTCCATGAATATTGGGAAAAAATCATCATTGCTTTGTATCTTGATTTGCTTATTTGAGATTTTCATGCTCTCAATGAAGTTGAACCCTTGCAATGCAAGGACTGGCACTTAGTTTCTGGATTatcagtgaaaaaccaaaatttgtcACATGTTATCACTTATTCCAAGAAATTAGGATTGTTTTCAATGGTATTCAAAGCATCAGCACAAATATTTTCATGAACTTCTTTTTGTTCGATTGAGAGAATTTTCAACACCAGTTATGCACACACTTTTCTCAAGTTCAATTGTTTATGCAAAATTTGCCTTACACATAATTTGTCAATTTCTACAGTTTCAGCAATTGATCGAATACTCATCCCGTGGTCAGAGTGAATCAGATTGACTACTTCATCAATATTTTGATCCATTTTCGATGTTGAAGGGCATCATAGGTGTTAATCATCTCCAGCATTTTCTTGGCCATCTTGGGAATGCCTGAACCACACAGAAACTTGTGTGTGTGAGTAACAGTCATTGCCATTCAATTCTTCTACTAAAACATAGGTTTCAGTAGCAGTCTTTCCAAATTTCATGTAAACTTCATGACAGTTTGTTGCTCCATTACTACACTTATCATTTTTTCaggaaaacaaaataacagctcttacacaaatgaAGGTGATGGATGTGTTGGTGCTGCAAGATCTGCAAGATCTGCCAACTAgcccttcctgttccagtcttgTCACGAGTGTATCTTACCTCATAAAAGGCCaggcacctgtgaaagcagtcatgtcatgtACCAGCTCTGTTGCAACCATTACAcaactttttatgttggtatgactaccaaccaactgtccactagcatgaatggccaccaccagactgtggccaaaagcaaagtagaccaccttgtggtacaacatgcagctaaacataACAAGCTTGATTTCAGTGGTGACTTCACAACCTGGTCCATCTCGATCCTCGctcccaccaccagcttttctgaactgcgcaaatggaagttacaattaaaagacattttgcACTCccgaaattatcctggcctcaatctaTGGTAACCTAATAATGTCCTCACATCTTCCACCCAACAATTTCCACCACTTCTGTCCTGTCATCTCTTCTCTTTTCATATCCCTCACCCTCATTGCATGCCACTCTCTGCCAATTTACCCATCTGTCCTTTCCCCCTCTTTGCTTCTCTCTTTTCTGCTCCCCAATTTTCCTCATTCACCCCACCTTCTGATGCTGCACCTGGCAGTTCATCTGGCCAAGTTCTAATCCTGTCCCTCACCTGTGTACTGCTATCCTTCCCTCTTCCCCACCCCACTCCAAATTGCTATTCACATGACATTCACATTCCAGTCAGAAGTGCTGGTGGTAGCAGTcctgtgtgcatgagatgtgcttgcttgtgtgaatgtgtgtgtgtgtgtgtgtgtgtgtgtgtgtgtgtgttttatttgctGAAGAAGACTTTGGACGAAAGCTGTAATaggtaacagtctttttgttgtgcctgcttcAACTCAACAGGCCATATTTACGGTGACTAGCAATTTATCCTTTTGAGATATGATGTACATAGTTTTgaatttttaatgactttatttaAGAAATGTTACAGTATGCTATAGTTCTACTTTTTATGGGATCAACAAATATCCTTTGTAattcacacaactttatttttgttttacagcAAAATCTGGTCCCTATAGTTATCCAGGGTTTCCTTTTAATAACCTGAGGATTGTTTTTTATGACTGTTTTTAAATATAGCTGCAAGTGACACAAGCTCATTAGGAAACATGTTAAACATGTTAAAATGGTATTAACATTCTTTTCCATATCTATAGGGCT
Encoded proteins:
- the LOC124595404 gene encoding uncharacterized protein LOC124595404 isoform X2, which codes for MWRCCCACCDCCQPSVQDETTLLGCKRPQDGHLYTVRRISSFGRTVSKEDLDDSYTDLRSATPQQFSDNIAGQLKVCRVQPEPNDCEYAASTPPPTPSPAGRRKGRWHRALDTLRPRSNKNLPLKAVKQSATLPSITVSSPDIVRDIKMQEAKQCVPVEEPNLRHAGTMVDISSVSVLNNTASWLKSQSMQDITSETELHIEAESTPKTKSGDLARSFGIDTSLYTTSRSSSPGAHYQCGDIIDSIYTLPDISGKECTVAQDFPSGLLDFSCSYFPKSKKLLVHVNKIEDLEVKNENNTYEINLRLTILPAEKHNKNSKSYKVTQVVEIEEDFQFTLKDISEKILRISVYNIKNIGKYSAVGHTLLNIEDVPFGKAQRYSLKLYKQSQENKITALTQMKVMDVLVLQDLQDLPTSPSCSSLVTSVSYLIKGQAPVKAVMSCTSSVATITQLFMLV